One genomic segment of Tiliqua scincoides isolate rTilSci1 chromosome 6, rTilSci1.hap2, whole genome shotgun sequence includes these proteins:
- the WFS1 gene encoding wolframin, giving the protein MDLEHDPPAGSSHGQLGRSQLNAAAAAEGQGEGNRKPQPPSEDPAASSFSASDASSPSRERAGRNEARMADPEVLSEELLERAKAGDAKAQTEVGKHYLKLAEDQDEELNSCSGVEWLILAAKQGRREAVKLLRRCLADRRGITSENEQEVKKLSSETDLERAVRKAALVMYWKLNPKKKKQLAVSELLENVGQVDSEGGEKQVGPVPKSVQKQRRILERLVSSESKNYIAMDDFVEITKKYAKGIIPTNLLGQDDDDDELAGKSPEELPLRLKVIKYPLHAIMEIKEHLIEVASKAGMHWLSTIIPTHHINALIFFFIISNLTIDFFAFFIPLVIFYLAFISMVICTLKVFQDSKAWENFRTLTDLLLRFEPNLDVEEAEVNFGWNHLEPYLYFLLSVFFVIFSFPIASKDWIPCSELATISIFFMVTSYMSLGTSAEPYTRRALITEIAAGSLFFLQFVPFHLGYLKLLGKTFYSIPLGHFFVLNVSVPCLLFLYLFYLFFRMAQLRNFKGTYCYLVPYLVCFMWCELSVVILQESTGIGMIRASVGYFLFLFALPILILGIVLMCLVHFIKWFVTLELVKIVVTLVVCVIPLVIRWWTKTSFSVVEVMKSLTKSSIVKLILVWITAIVLFCWFYVYRSEGMKVYNSTLTWNQYGFICGPRAWKETNMARTQILCSHLEGHRVTWTGRFKYVRVTDIDNSAESAVNMLPVFIGDWLRCLYGETYPVCDPKNVTMEDEELCRLKYLAKHECHMKRFDRYKFEITVGMPYSKVRNGAKPSEEEDVTKDIVLRASNEFKKVLLNLRQGSEIEFSTILEGRLGSKWPVFELKAISCLNCMSKLLPVGRHVKVEHDWRVTVQKALKFAFDFFFSPFVSVAC; this is encoded by the exons ATGGACTTGGAACACGATCCTCCTGCAGGCAGCTCTCATGGTCAGCTTGGAAGATCCCAGCTtaatgcagctgctgctgccgaaGGCCAAGGTGAGGGAAATCGGAAACCTCAGCCCCCTTCTGAAGATCCAGCCGCCTCAAGTTTTTCCGCTTCAGATGCCAGTAGTCCAAGCAGAGAGAGAGCCGGGAGGAACG AGGCCAGGATGGCAGACCCAGAGGTGCTCTCTGAAGAACTGCTCGAAAGAGCAAAAGCTGGGGACGCAAAGGCACAGACAGAG GTGGGAAAGCACTACTTGAAGCTAGCGGAAGACCAAGATGAGGAGTTGAATAGTTGCAGTGGAGTGGAGTGGCTAATTCTCGCAGCCAAGCAGGGGCGAAGGGAAGCTGTGAAACTACTGCGGAGATGTTTAGCAGACAGAAGAG GCATCACTTCAGAGAATGAGCAAGAAGTGAAGAAATTATCTTCAGAGACTGATTTGGAAAGAGCTGTGCGGAAAGCTGCTTTAGTCATGTACTGGAAATTAAatccaaagaagaaaaaacagtTGGCTGTTTCGGAACTATTAGAAAATGTTGGTCAGGTTGACAGTGAAG GTGGTGAGAAGCAAGTCGGGCCCGTTCCCAAGTCTGTGCAGAAGCAAAGAAGAATATTGGAGCGGCTGGTGAGCAGTGAAT CTAAGAATTATATTGCCATGGATGACTTTGTTGAAATAACCAAGAAGTATGCAAAGGGCATCATCCCAACCAACTTACTTgggcaggatgatgatgatgatgaactggCGGGAAAGAGCCCAGAGGAGCTTCCACTCCGACTCAAG gtCATCAAGTATCCACTTCATGCCATTATGGAAATCAAAGAGCACCTCATAGAAGTGGCCTCTAAAGCAGGAATGCACTGGCTCTCCACCATCATTCCAACCCACCACATCAACGCGCTGATCTTTTTCTTCATCATCAGTAACCTGACAATTGACTTCTTTGCCTTCTTTATCCCACTGGTCATCTTCTATCTCGCCTTCATTTCCATGGTGATTTGCACCTTAAAAGTATTCCAGGACAGTAAAGCTTGGGAGAACTTCCGCACCCTGACAGACTTGCTACTGCGTTTTGAGCCGAACCTGGATGTCGAGGAAGCGGAagtgaactttggctggaatcATCTAGAGCCTTACCTGTACTTCCTCCTCTCAGTGTTCTTTGTAATTTTTTCCTTTCCTATAGCAAGCAAGGACTGGATACCCTGTTCAGAGCTGGCTACGATCTCCATTTTCTTCATGGTGACGAGTTACATGAGTTTGGGCACAAGTGCCGAGCCCTACACGCGAAGGGCGTTGATCACGGAGATTGCCGCAGGTTCACTCTtcttcttgcagtttgtaccctttCATTTGGGCTACTTGAAACTCCTGGGAAAGACCTTTTACAGCATCCCTCTCGGGCACTTCTTTGTGCTAAATGTGAGCGTCCCTTGCCTTCTGTTTTTGTACCTGTTCTATCTGTTCTTCAGGATGGCACAGCTGCGCAACTTTAAGGGCACCTATTGCTACCTGGTTCCTTACTTGGTGTGCTTCATGTGGTGTGAGCTTTCGGTGGTTATTTTGCAAGAGTCTACTGGCATTGGTATGATTCGTGCCTCTGTGGGTTACTTTTTGTTCTTGTTTGCGCTTCCTATTCTAATCCTGGGCATTGTGCTGATGTGTCTTGTGCATTTCATAAAATGGTTTGTAACATTGGAGCTTGTGAAGATTGTGGTGACTCTAGTAGTATGTGTCATTCCTTTGGTTATCCGATGGTGGACGAAAACCAGTTTCTCTGTGGTGGAGGTGATGAAATCCCTGACCAAGAGTTCTATTGTTAAACTCATTCTGGTGTGGATCACGGCCATTGTGTTGTTCTGTTGGTTTTATGTGTATCGCTCAGAGGGGATGAAAGTGTACAACTCCACCTTGACGTGGAATCAGTATGGCTTTATATGTGGGCCGCGGGCTTGGAAGGAGACAAATATGGCACGCACCCAGATCTTATGTAGTCATCTGGAGGGCCACAGAGTGACATGGACCGGGAGGTTCAAGTATGTTAGAGTTACGGACATTGACAATAGTGCAGAATCGGCAGTAAACATGCTTCCAGTGTTTATTGGAGACTGGCTCCGATGCTTGTATGGAGAAACGTATCCAGTTTGTGACCCCAAAAACGTTACCATGGAAGATGAGGAACTCTGTCGACTCAAGTACCTGGCAAAACATGAGTGCCACATGAAAAGGTTTGACCgctataaatttgaaataaccgtgggcatgccttacagcaaggTGAGAAATGGAGCTAAGCCTTCAGAAGAGGAGGATGTCACCAAGGATATTGTGTTGAGGGCAAGCAATGAATTTAAGAAAGTGCTGCTGAACTTGAGGCAAGGAAGTGAAATTGAATTCAGTACCATTCTGGAAGGTCGACTTGGCAGCAAATGGCCCGTGTTTGAACTGAAAGCCATCTCGTGCTTAAACTGCATGTCTAAGCTTCTACCTGTAGGAAGGCACGTCAAGGTGGAGCACGACTGGCGAGTCACCGTTCAAAAAGCCCTCAAGTTTGCCTTTGATTTTTTCTTCTCTCCATTTGTGTCAGTTGCATGTTGA